A single window of Microbacterium oryzae DNA harbors:
- the proB gene encoding glutamate 5-kinase, with amino-acid sequence MTLRDRSELPAARRIVVKVGSSSISGEAAWRIPVLVEALAAAHARGVEVLLVSSGAIATGMPFLDLESRPHDLATQQAAAAVGQNVLVYRYQEALTPFKIVAGQVLLTAHDMEDPTHRSNARRAIERLLGLGILPIVNENDTVATHEIRFGDNDRLAALVARLVGADALVLLSDITALYTRPPGEPGAEPIAVIEADDDLSSYAFGSKVVNSVGTGGAATKASAARLASSAGIGVLVTSADQVAEALSGAAIGTWFAPSDRRPALTGPLATLGG; translated from the coding sequence ATGACCCTGCGGGACCGGAGCGAGCTGCCCGCCGCGCGGCGGATCGTCGTCAAGGTCGGCTCGTCGTCGATCAGCGGCGAGGCCGCCTGGCGGATCCCCGTGCTCGTCGAGGCCCTCGCGGCCGCGCACGCGCGCGGCGTCGAGGTGCTGCTGGTGTCGTCGGGCGCGATCGCGACGGGGATGCCGTTCCTGGATCTCGAGTCGCGCCCGCACGACCTCGCCACGCAGCAGGCGGCCGCGGCGGTCGGTCAGAACGTCCTCGTGTACCGCTATCAGGAGGCGCTGACGCCCTTCAAGATCGTCGCAGGCCAGGTGCTCCTCACCGCGCACGACATGGAGGATCCCACGCACCGCAGCAATGCGCGACGCGCGATCGAGCGCCTGCTCGGACTCGGCATCCTGCCGATCGTCAACGAGAACGACACCGTCGCCACGCACGAGATCCGCTTCGGCGACAACGACCGCCTCGCGGCGCTCGTCGCGCGCCTCGTCGGCGCCGACGCGCTGGTGCTCCTCAGCGACATCACGGCGCTCTACACGCGTCCGCCGGGGGAGCCCGGCGCCGAGCCGATCGCCGTGATCGAGGCCGACGACGACCTGTCGTCGTACGCCTTCGGGTCGAAGGTCGTCAACAGCGTCGGCACCGGCGGTGCGGCGACGAAGGCCTCGGCCGCGCGGCTGGCCTCCTCGGCGGGCATCGGCGTGCTCGTCACGAGCGCCGATCAGGTCGCCGAGGCGCTCTCGGGAGCCGCCATCGGAACCTGGTTCGCGCCATCCGATCGCCGCCCGGCGCTGACGGGACCGCTCGCTACACTGGGCGGATGA
- the obgE gene encoding GTPase ObgE: MVTFVDEVTLHLRAGKGGNGCVSVHREKFKPLGGPDGGNGGDGGDIVLVADPQTTTLLSYHHSPHRSAGNGGFGMGDHRSGAQGEDLELAVPVGTVVKAPDGEVLVDLIEPGMRFIAAPGGRGGLGNAALASPKRKAPGFALLGTPGWEGDVVLELKTVADVALVGFPSAGKSSLIAAISAARPKIADYPFTTLHPNLGVVQAGDIRYTVADVPGLIEGASEGRGLGLEFLRHVERCTALVHVLDCATLEPGRDPLSDLETIRHELENYPVADGQVPLLERPQIVVLNKVDVPEAHELAEFVRPDLEALGYRVFEISTVARRGLRELTFALGEIIDEHRRNAPAEPPRERVVIRPKGAEKDFTVRVDGGTYGNVYHVLGEKPLRWVQQTDFQNEEAVGFLADRLEKLGVENELFRLGAVAGSTVVIGEDGIVFDWEPTIASAAELVQAPRGLDARLDPNHRRTTSERREKYYARQDARTAERAFEEERRLARRDEDDAE, from the coding sequence ATGGTCACGTTCGTCGATGAGGTGACGCTGCACCTGCGCGCGGGCAAGGGCGGGAACGGCTGCGTGTCGGTGCACCGCGAGAAGTTCAAGCCGCTGGGCGGTCCGGATGGCGGCAACGGCGGTGACGGCGGCGACATCGTGCTCGTCGCCGATCCGCAGACCACCACGCTGCTGAGCTACCACCACTCGCCCCACCGCTCGGCCGGCAACGGCGGGTTCGGGATGGGCGACCACCGCTCCGGCGCGCAGGGCGAGGACCTCGAGCTGGCGGTGCCCGTCGGCACCGTCGTGAAGGCGCCCGACGGCGAGGTGCTCGTCGACCTCATCGAGCCCGGCATGCGCTTCATCGCCGCGCCCGGCGGCCGCGGCGGCCTCGGAAACGCCGCTCTCGCCTCGCCCAAGCGCAAGGCTCCCGGCTTCGCGCTGCTCGGCACGCCCGGCTGGGAGGGCGACGTCGTCCTCGAGCTGAAGACCGTCGCCGACGTCGCGCTGGTCGGGTTCCCGTCGGCCGGCAAGTCCAGCCTCATCGCGGCGATCTCCGCCGCGCGCCCGAAGATCGCCGACTACCCGTTCACCACGCTGCACCCGAACCTCGGCGTCGTGCAGGCCGGCGACATCCGCTACACCGTCGCCGACGTCCCCGGCCTCATCGAGGGGGCGAGCGAGGGGCGCGGCCTCGGACTCGAGTTCCTCCGCCACGTCGAGCGCTGCACCGCGCTCGTCCACGTACTCGACTGCGCCACCCTCGAGCCCGGCCGCGACCCGCTCAGCGACCTCGAGACCATCCGTCACGAGCTCGAGAACTACCCGGTGGCGGATGGCCAGGTGCCGCTCCTCGAGCGCCCCCAGATCGTCGTGCTCAACAAGGTGGACGTTCCCGAGGCCCACGAGCTCGCGGAGTTCGTGCGTCCGGACCTCGAGGCGCTCGGCTACCGCGTCTTCGAGATCTCGACCGTGGCGCGCCGCGGTCTCCGCGAACTCACCTTCGCGCTCGGCGAGATCATCGACGAGCACCGCAGGAACGCTCCCGCTGAGCCGCCGCGCGAGCGGGTCGTCATCCGCCCCAAGGGCGCGGAGAAGGACTTCACCGTGCGGGTCGACGGCGGGACGTACGGCAACGTCTACCACGTGCTCGGCGAGAAGCCGCTGCGCTGGGTGCAGCAGACGGACTTCCAGAACGAGGAGGCCGTGGGCTTCCTCGCCGACCGCCTCGAGAAGTTGGGCGTCGAGAACGAGCTGTTCCGTCTCGGCGCGGTCGCGGGCTCGACGGTCGTCATCGGCGAGGACGGCATCGTCTTCGACTGGGAGCCCACGATCGCCTCGGCCGCCGAGCTCGTGCAGGCCCCCCGCGGTCTCGACGCGCGTCTCGACCCGAACCACCGCCGTACGACGTCGGAGCGCCGCGAGAAGTACTACGCCCGTCAGGACGCCCGCACCGCCGAGCGCGCCTTCGAGGAGGAGCGCCGCCTGGCCCGCCGAGACGAGGACGACGCGGAATGA
- a CDS encoding glutamate-5-semialdehyde dehydrogenase — protein sequence MTTDALLASDTAVDAPEDRLRRAKVASRSVARLTSDEKRAALHAIADALVVHRERIVAANADDLRRGEEQGIGASLLDRLRLDAGRIEALASAVRQVAALPDPVGQLVRGQRMYNGVMLEQRRVPFGVVGVIYEARPNVTVDIAALALQSGNAVVLRGGSAARSSNTVLVDVMRGALEAQGVAPDAVQTVDDFGRDGARALMRGRGLVDVLVPRGSANLIETVVTESIVPVIETGAGNVHVVLDESAPDDWARDIVVNAKVQRPSVCNAAETVLVVRSAAERLVPAVVAALQHEGVTVHGDDAVASLASDVVPATEEDWETEYLSLDIAMRVVDTLDDAIAHIRRYSTGHTESIVTADARNAERFLDEVDSAAVFANASTRFTDGSEFGFGAEVGISTQKLHARGPMGLPELTSTKWIGRGSGQVRG from the coding sequence ATGACCACAGACGCCCTTCTCGCCTCAGACACCGCGGTGGACGCCCCCGAGGATCGCCTGCGCCGCGCGAAGGTGGCGTCGCGCTCCGTCGCACGGCTGACCAGCGACGAGAAGCGCGCCGCGCTGCACGCAATCGCGGACGCGCTCGTGGTGCATCGCGAGCGCATCGTCGCCGCGAACGCCGACGATCTGCGCCGCGGTGAGGAGCAGGGGATCGGGGCGTCGCTGCTCGACCGCCTGCGTCTGGACGCCGGCCGCATCGAGGCGCTCGCCTCCGCCGTGCGGCAGGTCGCGGCCCTGCCCGACCCGGTCGGGCAGCTCGTGCGCGGCCAGCGGATGTACAACGGCGTCATGCTCGAGCAGCGCCGCGTGCCGTTCGGCGTCGTGGGGGTCATCTATGAGGCGCGTCCGAACGTCACCGTCGACATCGCCGCGCTCGCCCTGCAGTCGGGCAACGCCGTCGTCCTCCGCGGCGGCAGTGCTGCGCGCTCGTCGAACACCGTGCTCGTGGACGTCATGCGCGGCGCGCTCGAAGCGCAGGGGGTCGCTCCCGACGCCGTGCAGACCGTCGACGACTTCGGGCGCGACGGCGCGCGTGCGCTCATGCGCGGTCGCGGCCTCGTCGACGTGCTCGTGCCGCGGGGGAGCGCGAACCTCATCGAGACGGTCGTCACGGAGTCGATCGTGCCCGTCATCGAGACCGGCGCCGGCAATGTGCACGTGGTGCTCGACGAGAGCGCGCCGGACGACTGGGCGCGCGACATCGTCGTGAACGCCAAGGTGCAGCGGCCGTCGGTGTGCAACGCCGCCGAGACCGTGCTCGTCGTGCGCTCGGCCGCCGAGCGCCTCGTGCCGGCCGTCGTCGCGGCCCTTCAACACGAGGGGGTGACCGTGCACGGCGACGACGCCGTCGCGTCGCTGGCATCGGATGTCGTCCCCGCGACCGAGGAGGACTGGGAGACCGAGTACCTCAGCCTCGACATCGCCATGCGCGTCGTCGACACTCTCGACGACGCGATCGCGCACATCCGCCGCTACAGCACCGGTCACACCGAGTCGATCGTGACCGCCGATGCGCGCAACGCCGAGCGCTTCCTTGACGAGGTCGATTCCGCTGCCGTGTTCGCGAACGCCTCCACGCGCTTCACGGATGGCTCGGAGTTCGGCTTCGGCGCGGAGGTGGGCATCTCCACGCAGAAGCTGCACGCCCGCGGGCCGATGGGTCTTCCCGAGCTGACCAGCACCAAATGGATCGGGCGTGGCTCCGGTCAGGTGCGCGGCTGA